The window GGGTTCCAGACCAAGGCTGCGGGCACCCCGGTGGGTCTCCTGCCACATGGCTGTGGTCTCGGAGGCGGAAGTCAAAGGAAACTGATCCAGTCTTTGCTTTAAATCCGAGGCCCGCTTTAAGGCCAGGGCGTGAACCGTCAGATTTTGCGGGTGCAGCTTGGCAATGCGGTCCATGGTTTGGGTTACGTCGGCTGCAGTTTCCCCAGGCAGACCAATAATTAAATCCATATTGATGGTGGGGAATTTTAATTGCCTGGCCGTTTCCACAGCCTGGTAGATATCTTCCACCGTGTGCTGGCGGCCGATGGTCTCCAGGGTTTTCTGATTCATGCTCTGGGGGTTGATACTGAGGCGGCTGACTCCCTGCTCCGCCAGCAGGGAAAGCATCTCACGGCTTAACGTATCCGGTCTGCCTCCCTCCACCGTTACTTCACGGGTACAGGGACCCTTTAAGCAGCGGTTGATGGTTTCCAGCAGCAGGTGTACTTGATCCGGTTGCAGGCTGGTGGGGGTACCACCGCCCAGGTAAAGGGTCTGCACGGCGATGCCTCTGGATTGCAGGGCTTCTCCCACCACCTTGATTTCTTCCAGAAGCGCTTTCAGGAAGGGTTCCACCATAGCGCGGTGCTTTTTTAGCGGGTAAGAAGGGAAAGAGCAATAAAGGCAGCGGGATGGACAAAAGGGAATGCCTATATAAACCGACACCAATTTTTTGGCCTGTTCCCTGGAAAGCAGCCAGGAACGCTGGGTCCGGGCAACAGTGGTAATAAGTTCGGCTTTGTCTTCCCGCAGGGCATAGCCCGCCATCAGGTAGGCCTTTACCTGCTCTTGGGACCAGCCTTCATCCATCAGCCGGTGAACCACTTTGGTGGGGCGAATGCCGGTCATAATGCCCCAAGGGCTGGGGTTTTTTCCGGTGGCGGCTTCCAGAGCCCGGAAAACAGCCAGCCGGGCCAATCTTTTTAGTTCAATAAGGGATTCTTCGGCAATAACCGGCTGCCAGCCTGTAGCCCTGTGAGTTATGGCCGCCGGCTGGTCGTAAAACCGGGCCTCTGCCCAAAGGACCGGTCCTTCCTGCCCCAACTCTAAATGAAGACGGGGTTCCGGCCCGGAATGAACCAATTGTGCACCGGGATAAAAAAGCCAGATCACATCCTGGATGGTTCCCTGGTAAAGAACGGCTGCGCCGGTAAGTTCAATGGCAATCATTTTCTCTCTCCTTAGAAACGGGTTGTCCATAAAATAAAGGCTCGTTTTTATAAAAGATCAATAAGAGTCTCTGGGTATGGCAGGATATTTTACCATTCCAATGTAATAATAACACAAATAAAAGGTTAATCGAAAAGGGGAGAATATTGTGGAGCAAACTCAGGAGAAAATTGTAGAGGCCGTGAAAAAAGCAGCCCGGGAAGGAAAACTTTCCTGCACGGCGGCCCGTAAAATAGCCGGGGAATTTGCTGTAGCCCCGGGAGTGGTGGGCAAGGTTTGTGATGAACTAAAAATTAAGATTAAAGCCTGCGAACTGGGCTGT is drawn from Desulforamulus ruminis DSM 2154 and contains these coding sequences:
- the hemZ gene encoding coproporphyrinogen dehydrogenase HemZ is translated as MIAIELTGAAVLYQGTIQDVIWLFYPGAQLVHSGPEPRLHLELGQEGPVLWAEARFYDQPAAITHRATGWQPVIAEESLIELKRLARLAVFRALEAATGKNPSPWGIMTGIRPTKVVHRLMDEGWSQEQVKAYLMAGYALREDKAELITTVARTQRSWLLSREQAKKLVSVYIGIPFCPSRCLYCSFPSYPLKKHRAMVEPFLKALLEEIKVVGEALQSRGIAVQTLYLGGGTPTSLQPDQVHLLLETINRCLKGPCTREVTVEGGRPDTLSREMLSLLAEQGVSRLSINPQSMNQKTLETIGRQHTVEDIYQAVETARQLKFPTINMDLIIGLPGETAADVTQTMDRIAKLHPQNLTVHALALKRASDLKQRLDQFPLTSASETTAMWQETHRGARSLGLEPYYLYRQKQMVGNLENIGYALADHLCIYNIQMIEERQTIIGLGVGASSKWVDSDTWRLVNDYNAKEPRQYTERLREYLERKVQHIQQMGAGS